Genomic DNA from Setaria italica strain Yugu1 chromosome V, Setaria_italica_v2.0, whole genome shotgun sequence:
ACATGGGCGTTTACACATATGCAGGCGTATGCTACAGAGAGATGTACATGCTCTAGCATGTGGTGTGGAAGAGGCAGCAAATTAGGAAGAAGAAACTCACAAACTTGCCCAAACTAAAACTATACATCTCAATTCTCACATGTCTAGCATCCACACATGACATACTTGAAAGATGTACAGGTGTACAACACCTTAGTACCTTCTTCTGGGCTTGGATGGCTGTGAAGCTCCAGCCTTCCTGAAGATCCCACAGAAGATGCAGCCAGGAACCTTGGGCGAAGGCGGGTCCAGAGCTGGGGCTACACGCCGGGTATGGAACCCCTGGTTGCCGTCGTCGCTGCGCCGCCTGCGCTCCTCGCCATCGTCGCGCCTGCGCTGCAGCCCAGCTGAGCCAACGCTGCGGGAGTGCCTGAGCTCCTTGAACTCCATGGCTCCATCCTCTGGCTCCACCTGGTTGCCGTCGTCCTGTGAAGACATGAGCCTCTCATCCCAAACCAAGCCTGATGAGCCGGACCTCCTGAATGTTTGCGAAGATCGCTGCAGCCCTGCCATGCTTACTCACCTCTGTGGTTGGTTTGGTCTGTGAATGAATGTGCTTGTTTGTATGGTGTGCAATGGAGGAGGGAGAGAATGGTATGGCCGTGGCTAAATAAGAAACATATCCAGAAATGGGTGAAATTTAGGCGAATTGCAgagatggggggggggggggggggggggggggggNNNNNNNNNNNNNNNNNNNNNNNNNNNNNNNNNNNNNNNNNNNNNNNNNNNNNNNNNNNNNNNNNNNNNNNNNNNNNNNNNNNNNNNNNNNNNNNNNNNNATGCCGAAGGATTAGGAAGGTTAGGGAGGTTTGTCTGCACTCTGAATTGACATCACGCAAAGAGTTAGTCTTAAACTATGACAAAACCATCAACTATCAACTAATCTATGGTTGCGCTACTTCAGACTTTAGGCTCTAATCTATTCAAGCGGGGACGAAAGATCAGCCCAGTGCATCAACCACGACAACTACTGAATAttgatgtactccctccgttttaaattgtagatcgttttgatttttcttgatTCATAGATGTTTCTATGCATCTACATATAagatctagaaaaactaaaacggcgtacaatttgggacggagggatgGAGGGAACAGTAGGCAGTAATCAGCCAATGACATTCACTCATTGACGATTCTTAATTCACTGGCCATGGGCGTCCACGTCACTGCAGCAATCCACGTTAACGTTACCAGCTCTGCACATTGACGCAGCAACCACCCTCCCCTCTATGATCGGTCCATGACAAAAACAGAGTAAAACCTCAGCCTGTGCTTTTTGCATAACTCATTCCCTTGTTCTTCAGGAATTGTGGCGTGACCCGTGGCCAAAGCCCAAAAGAGCCGTGTGGCTAGCAGTTCAGCGGCAGAGGCGAACAGCAACAGACCAAAGCCTCTGCTATCCCGTCTGAACCGAGAATTACTCCTACGAATCTACGTTCACGACGGCCACCAACAATGAGTTCATAGATGCCACGGCACGTACGCACACGGCTGGTGGGGGAACCAGGCGAGGGCTGGGATGCTCGCGCTTTGCGGCCGCGCCGTCTCGGAGGGAGGCGAAGAGGCAGGTTGCCACGCTAGTGGCTGCCAGGCGACCACCCGTCGGCGTCTGGTCCCTCTCCGCCGGCAACGTCCGATCTCTCCAGAATCCAGACGCGGCGTGCGCGGTGCACATGACCAGGCCGAACTCAAACCCGGCGGCCTGCGGCCGACTGGCAGAGCGAAGCGAAGTCAAGCTGGAATATCTTGATCACAATGGGAAGGAAATCGCAAGCCTTCTCATGTAACTGCGCTAAATAACAAAAATTCTTGAATCGCAATGCAAGAGAAACAACTGCCGACTGCCGAGTAACAGAATCCGAGAGCTTTATCTGAACTGCCAAACAAAGTACGGGTTTTTCTTTACGTAAACATCGCAAGCACGCACAGGCTGAGCAAGCAGCGATGTGCCATCCGCACTCCGCAGCGCTGCCAGCCTGCCATCTTCAGCTCAATGCTCAACGTCCAGCTAACAGAAAACCTAGAATCCTCGAACGAACGAACATTATTCGGAGGAAGCAGGTCAAATTGTCAAAACTGTAATCCAGTTCATGAACCAAATGCCGCAGCGAAGGAAACCAAAGGTTCAGGTGTGTTTTATTCACTGCCGGCGCAGCAAAAGTATGTCAGCAGAATCTACTGTTCTCTCAGAACTTGTATACCATCTCTGCGGTGTATCCTAGATCCTTCAGAAGGCCGGAGAGCTGCACAACAAGGAGAAATCGAAACTGGGTTAACGAAATGATACCATGTTCACAAAATGAAATGGACAGTAGAAGGGTAAACGAAAGGCAATGCCAAACTAGTTCACGATCCAGGTGTTGATAGTTTCAGGGAACACTCCCTGGATCTATCTGGTCTTGGAAGGAAAAGGGGATATCAGTATGCTTAACAGTTATCCTACTTCCACAATCTTTTTTCAATTAAGAAACAATGAATTATAAGGTTTGCAGCTCACCATCAGTATCAGAAGTAAtaacaatataatataaaaacTAAACAAATACACAATACCTCTCCCTGTGATCTATCCTTTGCCTTGTCTCCAGAGATGTGGTTCATCATTCCTGGTGGACCACAAACCTGGCCAAACAAAAACCACGAAACAGATGGCGTTTCTTAATAATCCAACAGTAACAATGAAATGAATAACATCAAGAAATGAAGATGGCATAGGAGATCATACAGATGAAACAATGTAACTTTGTTAAAACATAAATATTCAGAAGAAACACAAACATACAGATGAACCACTCACAAGAATTAGAGAATCCTCCCCTGGGCCTGGCAAACCTTTCAAAACCATGTCCTTGGATATAAAACCAACACCACCCCTCCAGTCGTTTGATGGCTTATCAACTGTATAGAACACCTGAGAGTATTCAAGGATAATGTCATGCTCAGGGGAAACAATTAATCCAGGTTCTGATGGAAACTAATCACTGCAATGCAAACCTTGAAGTTAGGATAGCTACTGGCAAGTCTATCCAATTCCCTTTTGAGCAAGATATCATCTGGCGATACGTTGGCATAAATTAAAGAGACCTAGATAAGAAAAATGAAGAAGCCAAACGAACACAAAATTAGAATCCATAAGGGAAAAACGTAATCCACAATAAAACTATTGCTGTTGagaatattttttgaaaataaagacGAATCAGATCTGGCCTCTGGCAGAATGCCTATCTGACAGACTGAGACATACTGCTATGTGAATATTGTTGAGGGGAAATGTTTTGTTTTGAGAGTTAAAACAAAACTTTCTCAGAAAGATGCCAAAGCACTGCTTAAATGCATGAGCAAATTTTGAAAAAGCTTCAGGCTTTTGTGATGAAAACTTACCTGAGTGTTGTCATCAGGATTTTTTAGGATAGCCCTTACAACCTGCAGCATCGGTGTTATACCAGTACCACCAGCAATCTGGAAAGCAAATATATACACACTATTTAGCAGCTACCGTATGAAatacatgaaaaaaataaaaaaggtgcATCCGGTGCTGAAAAATACATGAATAACTAACATAAATAATTCATCTGCCATTATCATTGTGGGGATGAATCAAAAGGTAGACTACTGGGTCAAATTCAGGCTATCTTACCATGCCAATCTGTTTTTTCATGTTCGGGCTATATCTGAGCTTTTCAATGGGCCTAACGAAAGCATAAAAAGTGCTTCAGCGATAAGAGGCAGTAGCATATAGAGTTAGCTaatgaaatttaaaaaaatgtcATGTTTCTTTACCCTTTGACTTCAACAACATCTCCTGGCTTCAAACTTGCAAAATACTGGCTCATTTTCCCGTCAGGATAAACCTGTACATAGTAAAATTAGCAAAAATAAAGAAGCATAATATGCAAGGTATTGCCTACGAACAGAAATCAAATGCCAGAGGCCTCTATCCTACTATTCTGATTCCATTTTCAAGACCAACTTAAATTATTCCCTTTAAAAAGGACCAATTAAATTGGTATTACAGTGATCTACAGGACAATAAAAGTTTCTGGAATTTATACACTGGATTTTGTGGATACCTTGATCAATAGGTCAAAATATCCTTTAGAATCTGGATCAGAGATAGGCGTATACCTGCAGAAAACAGGACAATATGCTCATTTAAGTCTGATTGAAGAATAATACTATTTTGTGCACTTAACTACAAATATCCTATACTGGTGAACAGCTTGTGTTTGTGCTTATTCCTAGTTTGTGTTGATGCTTTACAAGAAATAAAGTTACAAGAGGATGTCCATGTTGAGGCACTTAAGACAGGCTAGTTGTATGCTGGACTCCACCATGCATTTGATTCAGTTAGCACAGAACTTACGGGCGAATAACAAATTTTCTTCTGCCCTCCACTTCCTCACCGATAGGAGCCCTGCAATGATTTCATTTCTAGGAAGTCAACACACAGGATAGAAACTAGCTCATGGTTATCAGGGTAAAGAAAAAGATGATGCTGTCAGGGAAAC
This window encodes:
- the LOC101779088 gene encoding MAPK kinase substrate protein At1g80180; translated protein: MAGLQRSSQTFRRSGSSGLVWDERLMSSQDDGNQVEPEDGAMEFKELRHSRSVGSAGLQRRRDDGEERRRRSDDGNQGFHTRRVAPALDPPSPKVPGCIFCGIFRKAGASQPSKPRRRLDMNY
- the LOC101779615 gene encoding NADH-cytochrome b5 reductase-like protein; the encoded protein is MAALLLRRLAGAHRGRAPLAAGAAACGGAALFYASSPPAVAHMEEKGEEAAEKAALNPDKWLEFKLQEKANVSHNSQLFRFSFDPNTKLGLDVASCLITRAPIGEEVEGRRKFVIRPYTPISDPDSKGYFDLLIKVYPDGKMSQYFASLKPGDVVEVKGPIEKLRYSPNMKKQIGMIAGGTGITPMLQVVRAILKNPDDNTQVSLIYANVSPDDILLKRELDRLASSYPNFKVFYTVDKPSNDWRGGVGFISKDMVLKGLPGPGEDSLILVCGPPGMMNHISGDKAKDRSQGELSGLLKDLGYTAEMVYKF